The Opitutales bacterium genome has a window encoding:
- a CDS encoding SMI1/KNR4 family protein — MPNSLEDFDLDSFCKHSEYSDESYVGRLLTDEMVQECEQATGYKLPDSFIELLKNQNGGIPRNTNYLASESTSWAEDHIAITGIFGCDSTKTYSLCGDLGGEFMKDEWEYPDIGLYICDCPSAGHGMVALDYRKSGKQGEPSVVHVDQEDDYRITHLADDFETFIRGLVHDDVFDTSEEDLKLDLEKIEKGIFSSTLSELIAK, encoded by the coding sequence ATGCCTAACAGTCTAGAAGACTTCGACCTCGACTCCTTTTGCAAACACAGCGAATATTCAGATGAATCGTATGTTGGCAGATTGCTAACTGACGAGATGGTTCAAGAGTGTGAGCAAGCAACAGGATACAAATTACCAGATTCCTTCATCGAACTCCTCAAGAATCAAAATGGAGGCATCCCAAGAAACACTAATTATCTTGCTTCAGAGAGCACATCTTGGGCTGAGGATCATATAGCTATCACCGGCATCTTCGGATGTGACTCTACTAAGACCTATTCGCTTTGCGGCGATCTAGGTGGTGAATTCATGAAGGACGAATGGGAATACCCAGACATTGGTCTCTATATCTGCGATTGCCCATCTGCGGGGCACGGCATGGTGGCACTTGACTACAGAAAAAGCGGAAAGCAAGGAGAGCCTTCGGTCGTTCACGTCGATCAAGAAGACGATTACAGAATCACCCATCTAGCTGATGACTTCGAAACTTTCATTAGAGGCTTAGTCCATGACGATGTTTTCGACACCTCAGAAGAAGACTTAAAGCTAGACTTGGAGAAGATTGAAAAAGGAATTTTTTCCAGCACACTGAGTGAATTGATAGCAAAATAG